The following are from one region of the Salminus brasiliensis chromosome 14, fSalBra1.hap2, whole genome shotgun sequence genome:
- the LOC140577053 gene encoding protein FAM110A: MPVETLRPSDGRLAGGPFTSAMPFRILNKGPDYFRRAPEPGARKLSAVERLEADKAKYVKSQQVALTRQEPVKPPIIRKPLLSPSMMLQCRINTPPARKVPRRPLDSVDNGGSPGQGTRRGPPLNLEILNNLINVSDGPQPSSPAPSSPSPMASSPSSGGKSTGSGHSATETPQGFSFKGHLLSTSDSVNSCTSSPLNSHIQPPCPAVPEPSRRPPPVPARVPRLTVQGTYGSPNSVTVRRVDVRPQAEVRKPQRIPLQPKPRQTVQPQIAQPQVPPPSSKPPSLPARSPSPCLPSSPLLLRSGVPPPASPAFTRLSSASSRGSGRKHPSLHRSKSDLSDRLSRATADLERFFNYCGLDPEELEGLGGVERFARAASDIVSVSKLRSVSTPSSECGDEGRGEEEEDDYEDDAPPRPSERVPYGISVIERNARVIKWLYGIRQARDSQNVSNV; the protein is encoded by the coding sequence ATGCCAGTGGAGACCCTTCGTCCTTCGGACGGACGTCTGGCCGGGGGTCCTTTTACCTCTGCCATGCCCTTCCGCATTCTGAACAAGGGCCCGGACTACTTCCGCAGGGCTCCTGAGCCTGGGGCGCGCAAGCTGAGTGCCGTGGAGCGCCTGGAGGCCGACAAGGCCAAGTATGTGAAGAGCCAGCAAGTAGCTCTCACAAGGCAGGAGCCCGTCAAGCCCCCAATTATTCGGAAGCCTCTTCTCTCTCCGAGCATGATGCTGCAGTGCAGAATCAACACTCCGCCGGCCCGGAAGGTTCCTCGCAGGCCCTTGGACTCTGTGGACAATGGAGGAAGCCCAGGACAGGGTACCCGGAGGGGGCCGCCACTCAACCTGGAGATCCTTAACAACCTCATTAATGTCTCTGATGGGCCCCAGCCTTCATCCCCGGCCCCTTCCTCTCCCTCACCCATGGCTTCCTCACCTTCATCTGGTGGAAAGAGCACGGGGAGTGGACACTCTGCAACAGAGACCCCACAGGGTTTCAGCTTTAAAGGACACCTTCTGTCAACATCTGATTCTGTCAACTCCTGCACTTCCTCTCCCCTCAACAGCCACATTCAGCCTCCTTGTCCGGCTGTTCCAGAGCCCAGCCGCAGGCCACCCCCTGTACCAGCCAGGGTTCCTCGGCTCACTGTACAGGGCACCTACGGAAGCCCGAACTCTGTGACAGTCCGACGGGTGGACGTGCGGCCGCAAGCCGAGGTCAGAAAGCCCCAAAGGATTCCCCTGCAGCCCAAGCCTAGGCAGACGGTGCAGCCGCAGATCGCCCAGCCACAGGTACCACCTCCATCTTCTAAACCTCCTTCACTCCCAGCCCGCTCCCCCTCGCCCTGCCTTCCCTCCAGCCCCTTGCTCCTGCGTTCAGGTGTCCCGCCTCCAGCCTCACCTGCCTTCACTCGACTCTCCTCTGCAAGTTCGCGAGGCTCGGGGCGCAAGCACCCATCTCTGCATCGTTCCAAGTCGGACTTGAGCGACCGGCTCTCACGGGCCACCGCTGACCTAGAACGCTTCTTCAACTACTGCGGCCTGGACCCCGAGGAGCTGGAGGGCCTAGGCGGAGTGGAACGCTTTGCCCGGGCCGCCTCCGACATTGTCTCCGTCTCTAAGCTCCGCAGTGTCAGCACGCCCAGCTCCGAGTGTGGAGATGAAGGCAgaggggaagaggaggaggatgactATGAAGATGATGCCCCCCCTAGGCCCAGCGAGCGCGTTCCGTATGGCATTTCGGTCATCGAGAGGAACGCACGCGTCATCAAGTGGCTTTACGGAATACGACAGGCACGGGACTCGCAAAATGTCTCCAATGTGTag